From the genome of Mastomys coucha isolate ucsf_1 unplaced genomic scaffold, UCSF_Mcou_1 pScaffold6, whole genome shotgun sequence, one region includes:
- the LOC116079724 gene encoding serine protease inhibitor A3C-like: protein MAFIAALGLLMAGICPAVLCFPDGILERDTLLHEDQDNGTQLDSLALASINTDFAFSLYKKLALQDPDKNVVFSPLSISAALAILSLGAKGDTLQEILEGLKFNLTETPEADIHKGFGHLLQSLSQPEDQVEISTGSALFIKKGLEILAEFQEKTKALYQAEALTANFQQPPEATQLINDYVSNHTKGIIKELVSGLDESVVIVLVNYIYFKGKWKMPFDPNVTFESEFYLDEKRSVKVPMMKIEDLTTPYFRDEELKCTVVELKYAGNASALFILPDQGKMQQVEASLQPETLKKWKDSLRSREIELYLPKFSVSTDYKLENVLPELGIKKLFSKAADLSGITEAKKLEVSQAVHKAVLDVAETGTEAAAATEVTLVDRGLLLGIAVKFDRPFLMLISHTGVQTTLFVAKVTNPK from the exons ATGGCCTTCATTGCAGCTCTGGGGCTCTTGATGGCTGGGATCTGCCCTGCTGTCCTCTGCTTCCCAGATGGCATATTGGAAAGGGACACTCTACTCCATGAAGACCAAGACAATGGGACACAACTGGACAGTCTCGCATTGGCATCCATCAACACTGACTTTGCCTTCAGCCTCTACAAGAAGCTGGCTTTGCAGGATCCAGATAAAAATGTTGTCTTCTCTCCACTTAGCATCTCAGCTGCCTTGGCCATTCTGTCCCTGGGAGCAAAGGGAGACACCCTGCAAGAGATTCTAGAAGGTCTCAAGTTCAATCTCACAGAGACCCCTGAGGCAGACATCCACAAGGGATTTGGGCACCTCCTACAGAGTCTCAGTCAGCCAGAGGACCAGGTAGAGATCAGCACAGGCAGTGCCTTGTTTATTAAAAAGGGCCTAGAGATCCTGGCAGAATTCCAAGAGAAGACAAAGGCTCTGTACCAAGCTGAGGCCTTAACAGCCAACTTCCAGCAGCCTCCTGAGGCCACACAGCTCATCAATGACTATGTGAGCAATCACACCAAGGGGATAATCAAGGAACTGGTGTCAGGTCTGGATGAATCTGTAGTCATTGTGCTGGTGAATTACATCTACTTTAAAG GCAAATGGAAGATGCCCTTTGACCCCAATGTCACATTTGAGTCTGAGTTCTACTTGGATGAGAAGAGATCTGTGAAGGTGCCCATGATGAAAATTGAGGACCTGACCACACCCTACTTCCGGGATGAGGAGCTGAAATGCACTGTGGTGGAGCTGAAGTACGCAGGAAATGCCAGCGCCCTGTTCATCCTCCCTGACCAGGGCAAGATGCAGCAGGTGGAAGCCAGCTTGCAACCAGAGACCCTGAAGAAGTGGAAGGACTCTCTGAGGTCCAG GGAGATTGAGCTCTACCTGCCCAAGTTCTCCGTCTCCACTGATTATAAACTGGAGAATGTCCTTCCAGAGCTGGGCATTAAGAAACTCTTCTCCAAAGCAGCAGACCTATCTGGGATCACAGAGGCCAAGAAACTGGAGGTGTCTCAG GCAGTCCACAAGGCTGTGCTGGACGTGGCTGAGACAGGCACAGAAGCAGCTGCTGCCACAGAAGTTACTCTTGTCGATCGTGGCCTCTTACTAGGTATTGCTGTGAAGTTTGACAGGCCATTCTTGATGCTTATCTCTCACACAGGTGTTCAGACCACCCTCTTTGTGGCCAAAGTCACTAACCCTAAATGA